One genomic segment of Mycoplasmopsis agalactiae PG2 includes these proteins:
- a CDS encoding glycine--tRNA ligase — MNNKDKNMASIINHLKATGFVFQGSEIYGGLSNTWDYGPLGSLLKENIKDLWKKEFIYSEHNNFLIDSKILMNPKVWVTSGHVSNFNDPLIENKVNGKRYRADKIIQEIVPSLIPEAMTFKQMHEYLVKNVTEYDNSKCNWSEIRKFNLMFETKQGIIEGEKSLIYLRPETAQGIFVNFKNVLRSTRAKLPIGIGQVGKSFRNEVTPGNFIFRTREFEQMELEVFHDPKDSELIFNKYLNKCKTFANLVGIKDENIRIRAHEQDELSHYSSATSDIEYLFPFGWGELLGVANRTDFDLKAHMQATGESLEYFDPVTNSKLIPYVIEPSMGLDRLMLALLIDSYDEELVSENDTRIVLKVPNGVAPYKFAILPLVKKLNEKAEEIYKQLLKLNIPITYDDAGSIGKRYRRQDSIGTPYCITIDYDSLNDECITIRNRDSMSQERISISNLYEFAQKTFK; from the coding sequence ATGAATAATAAAGACAAAAATATGGCTAGCATTATAAACCATTTAAAAGCTACTGGTTTTGTATTTCAAGGAAGCGAAATTTATGGCGGATTATCTAACACCTGAGACTATGGGCCACTTGGTTCGCTTTTAAAGGAAAATATCAAGGATTTATGAAAAAAAGAGTTCATATACAGCGAGCATAATAACTTCTTAATTGATTCAAAAATATTAATGAATCCCAAAGTGTGAGTAACTTCAGGCCACGTTTCTAACTTTAATGACCCTTTAATTGAAAATAAAGTTAATGGCAAAAGATATAGAGCTGACAAAATTATTCAAGAAATTGTTCCTTCATTAATTCCTGAAGCAATGACTTTTAAACAAATGCATGAGTACTTAGTTAAAAACGTAACTGAGTATGATAATTCAAAGTGTAATTGAAGCGAAATACGTAAGTTTAACTTAATGTTTGAAACCAAGCAAGGAATTATTGAGGGCGAAAAGAGCTTAATTTATCTAAGACCAGAAACTGCTCAAGGTATTTTTGTCAATTTTAAAAATGTTTTAAGAAGCACTAGAGCAAAGCTTCCAATCGGAATTGGACAAGTAGGCAAAAGTTTTAGAAATGAAGTAACGCCAGGCAATTTTATTTTTAGAACTAGAGAATTTGAGCAAATGGAGCTTGAAGTTTTTCATGATCCAAAAGATTCAGAATTAATTTTTAATAAATACTTAAATAAATGTAAGACTTTTGCTAACCTAGTTGGAATTAAGGATGAAAATATCAGAATTAGAGCACATGAACAAGATGAATTAAGTCACTATTCCAGTGCTACTAGTGACATTGAATACTTGTTTCCTTTTGGCTGAGGCGAATTATTAGGAGTTGCTAATAGAACTGATTTTGACCTAAAAGCCCATATGCAAGCTACTGGTGAAAGTTTAGAGTACTTTGATCCAGTAACTAATTCCAAATTAATTCCTTATGTAATTGAACCATCGATGGGTTTAGACAGATTAATGCTGGCCTTATTAATTGATTCATATGATGAAGAATTAGTTTCAGAAAACGATACTAGAATCGTTTTAAAAGTGCCAAATGGAGTTGCGCCATATAAATTTGCAATTTTGCCTTTAGTTAAAAAACTAAATGAAAAGGCTGAAGAAATTTATAAGCAGCTGCTTAAATTAAATATTCCAATCACTTATGATGATGCTGGCTCAATTGGCAAAAGATACAGACGCCAAGATTCAATTGGTACACCATATTGCATCACAATTGATTACGATTCATTAAATGATGAATGCATAACTATTAGAAATAGAGATAGTATGTCGCAAGAAAGAATTAGTATTTCTAACCTATACGAATTTGCTCAAAAGACCTTTAAATAA
- a CDS encoding MAG3090 family protein, which yields MKRLNCTYEFKQDSKFPWLLKHPKVKKGLAKFKTREDALNWYMLLDYETAVWFQDNQRIFAGQLTIDYEDGEWYYYIKTKDFDGEATYDGVCHELGINPYNYKRDRDAEIKKGKKMTEGEDFILISDPATYFPLNLEISKRKRKDLVDIEHIKVQYETKILSLQEQINSTDEHMSEELKQSREELAKKELELKEISNKINLLKQNTLARQEVQYVQFIELKGSDIFGATALYNEKIKKVIEGLNSKKISWEDFNRIKKNFSDFDSLITYKKARMSDKGLRLITILHDEFKTISIELLSKLEPSDELDDSYANRAFYKGTESKLISVSWELSFVLVEFMHVGFVPVSEYTYSIPYLVERSKYLVTLIDAGDNNKIVTFQPGLEQTSEIELVDDKEDVIETKSVEFKEEAVKEEVSESKEVKNPTLIYYELAKPEAVQESMQTADAEEKLEPAVMPAEAAESKKATVIQYNLIKETPAEAKEEVAPVAMMAEPMPAEESKEAKMVVEHPAMIEETAPVEEAPKAVENQPYFYEDRVAPSVNIEDYTLPAEEQILVQEESKEKGTVAKKNVLFIAAVTLLVLLIIAIIAVSILGIVHLTTDVNIFKSL from the coding sequence ATGAAAAGACTTAATTGTACTTATGAATTTAAACAAGATAGTAAATTCCCTTGATTATTGAAACACCCTAAAGTAAAAAAAGGCCTAGCAAAGTTTAAAACACGTGAAGATGCTTTGAATTGGTATATGCTCTTAGATTATGAAACAGCAGTTTGATTCCAAGACAATCAAAGAATTTTCGCAGGTCAATTAACAATTGATTATGAAGATGGTGAATGATACTACTACATCAAGACTAAAGACTTTGATGGTGAAGCAACTTATGATGGTGTTTGCCATGAATTAGGAATTAATCCATACAATTACAAACGTGATAGAGATGCCGAAATTAAAAAAGGCAAAAAGATGACTGAAGGCGAAGATTTTATTTTAATCTCAGATCCTGCTACATATTTCCCATTAAACTTAGAGATTTCAAAAAGAAAACGTAAAGATTTAGTTGACATTGAACATATCAAAGTACAATACGAAACCAAAATTTTATCATTGCAAGAGCAAATTAACTCTACTGACGAACATATGTCTGAAGAGCTAAAACAATCTAGAGAAGAATTAGCTAAAAAAGAATTAGAACTTAAAGAAATTTCAAACAAAATTAACTTACTTAAACAAAATACATTAGCTCGTCAAGAAGTTCAATATGTGCAATTTATAGAATTAAAAGGTTCTGATATTTTTGGTGCTACAGCCCTTTACAATGAAAAAATTAAGAAAGTTATAGAAGGCTTAAATAGCAAAAAAATAAGCTGGGAAGACTTTAATAGAATTAAGAAAAACTTTAGTGATTTTGATAGCTTAATTACCTATAAAAAAGCTAGAATGAGCGATAAAGGATTAAGATTAATCACTATATTGCATGATGAATTTAAAACAATTTCTATTGAACTTCTTTCAAAATTAGAACCTAGTGATGAATTAGATGATTCATATGCTAATAGAGCATTTTATAAAGGTACTGAAAGTAAATTAATTTCAGTAAGCTGAGAATTATCATTTGTTTTAGTTGAATTTATGCACGTAGGTTTTGTACCTGTAAGTGAATATACTTATTCAATTCCATACTTAGTTGAACGTTCAAAATACTTAGTTACTTTAATTGATGCTGGTGACAATAATAAGATTGTTACTTTCCAACCAGGATTAGAGCAAACTAGTGAAATTGAATTAGTAGATGACAAAGAAGATGTTATTGAAACTAAGAGTGTTGAATTCAAAGAAGAAGCTGTTAAAGAAGAAGTTAGTGAAAGCAAAGAAGTTAAGAATCCAACATTAATTTATTATGAACTAGCTAAACCTGAAGCAGTACAAGAATCAATGCAAACTGCAGATGCTGAAGAAAAATTAGAACCAGCAGTTATGCCTGCTGAAGCTGCTGAATCTAAAAAAGCTACAGTTATTCAATATAACTTAATTAAAGAAACTCCAGCAGAAGCAAAAGAAGAAGTTGCGCCAGTAGCAATGATGGCTGAGCCTATGCCTGCTGAAGAATCTAAAGAAGCTAAAATGGTTGTTGAGCATCCTGCAATGATAGAAGAAACAGCACCAGTTGAAGAAGCACCTAAGGCAGTTGAAAATCAACCATACTTCTATGAAGATCGTGTTGCTCCAAGTGTTAATATAGAAGATTACACACTTCCTGCTGAAGAACAAATATTAGTACAAGAAGAATCTAAAGAAAAAGGCACAGTTGCTAAAAAGAATGTTTTATTTATTGCTGCCGTGACATTGTTAGTCTTACTAATAATAGCTATAATAGCTGTATCAATTTTAGGTATAGTACACCTAACAACTGATGTAAATATCTTCAAAAGCCTATAA
- the cypl gene encoding ABC transporter thiamine pyrophosphate-binding lipoprotein p37/Cypl, with amino-acid sequence MKKINLLAKLGGFAFLAATPLVAAKCGGESWDTEISITNGWVNKGFQGTKLETDFLDLLGKRFNELKNKDPKTKDFPDVKFVIKVDGDGSYYTKLTADNKENDLYIANYTEYVNELWKDGKFNSAFASKLVAQASTLQFTWGADDNDVYVDGSANDKLRAHAEENNIKWTKEIGKEYPEWYKVTGENMKLKFDGSKYTNFYKKDKVTYVYHGAIYISGNKATRDAIVKAWEAKKWEDFYKHGISYKKSSSAGKYKYQAAILARHFGKDLAEINKFLQENQEFVVRGKSAGDSLGKETEDKDTKKKLTPHISFGDEGEYNWTFSQKEGDNAGQFKPTKFQEEKSYDDTENDVVRVLTLTNPAPYDMVLARTGLLQSQVDLISKALQSLSLEENLYGIYTGYNKFQPLDKELLETLTKFQVRAESKQDFDKLSVVSPSAK; translated from the coding sequence ATGAAGAAAATAAATTTATTAGCTAAGTTAGGTGGTTTTGCATTTTTAGCTGCTACACCTTTAGTAGCTGCTAAATGTGGTGGTGAATCATGAGATACAGAAATATCAATAACAAATGGTTGAGTTAATAAAGGTTTTCAAGGTACAAAATTAGAAACTGATTTTTTAGACTTATTAGGTAAAAGATTTAATGAGCTTAAAAATAAAGACCCTAAAACCAAAGACTTTCCAGATGTTAAATTTGTTATTAAAGTAGATGGAGATGGCTCATACTACACTAAGTTAACGGCAGACAACAAAGAAAATGACTTATACATAGCAAACTATACTGAATATGTCAATGAACTATGAAAAGATGGCAAATTCAACTCTGCATTTGCTTCTAAATTAGTTGCACAAGCAAGTACATTGCAATTTACTTGAGGAGCTGATGATAATGATGTATATGTTGACGGTTCTGCAAATGACAAATTGCGTGCTCATGCTGAGGAAAATAACATCAAATGAACTAAAGAAATTGGTAAAGAATACCCAGAATGATATAAAGTTACTGGTGAAAATATGAAGCTTAAGTTCGACGGTTCAAAATACACAAACTTCTACAAAAAAGACAAAGTTACTTACGTTTACCATGGCGCTATCTATATCTCAGGTAATAAAGCAACTAGAGATGCGATAGTTAAAGCATGAGAAGCAAAGAAATGAGAAGATTTTTACAAACACGGAATAAGCTACAAGAAATCTTCTAGTGCAGGTAAATACAAATATCAAGCAGCTATTTTAGCACGTCACTTTGGTAAGGATTTAGCAGAAATTAACAAATTCTTACAAGAAAATCAAGAATTTGTTGTTAGAGGTAAAAGTGCTGGCGATTCTTTAGGTAAGGAAACTGAAGACAAAGATACTAAGAAAAAATTGACACCACACATTAGCTTTGGCGACGAAGGTGAATATAACTGAACATTTTCACAAAAAGAAGGCGACAATGCCGGTCAATTTAAACCAACTAAGTTCCAAGAAGAAAAATCATACGACGATACTGAAAATGATGTTGTTAGAGTGCTAACTTTAACTAACCCAGCACCATATGATATGGTTTTAGCCAGAACAGGTTTATTGCAATCACAGGTTGACTTAATTTCTAAAGCACTACAATCATTATCATTGGAAGAAAATCTATATGGAATTTACACTGGTTACAATAAATTCCAACCATTAGACAAGGAATTATTAGAAACACTAACCAAGTTCCAAGTTCGTGCTGAATCAAAACAAGACTTTGATAAATTATCAGTTGTTAGTCCTAGCGCGAAATAA
- a CDS encoding ATP-binding cassette domain-containing protein, producing the protein MSKVIELKGIYAKYNKKSDYILEDLNLDVESGEFIAIIGPSGVGKSTLFKVIVNALEISKGSVRLFGQNIYKTVKKDSNLTENKSEEAHISLEDWDTSRRALAYDNNKQKLADKLAKRQSCNNKKISYKKQKKCIMSRIGFLTQKPNLINTENVYNNITRSISQYKNWFYKLFSIITKEQKINIFTKLDELGILDKAFYKVSDLSGGQQQRVEIAKLLVKNVDLILADEPTSNLDRITSLEVLSLLREIANQGKTIIVNIHDLGLVKENFDRVIAIKNKTIVFDKKTKDVEQWELNSIIETKI; encoded by the coding sequence ATGTCTAAAGTTATTGAATTAAAAGGAATTTACGCTAAGTATAATAAGAAAAGCGACTACATACTTGAAGATCTAAATTTAGATGTCGAGAGTGGCGAGTTTATAGCCATAATTGGGCCAAGTGGTGTAGGCAAAAGTACACTTTTTAAGGTAATAGTCAATGCCCTTGAAATATCAAAGGGCAGTGTTAGATTATTTGGCCAAAATATCTATAAAACAGTCAAAAAAGACAGTAATTTAACAGAAAATAAGTCTGAAGAAGCACACATAAGTTTAGAAGATTGAGACACTTCACGCCGAGCTCTTGCTTATGATAATAACAAGCAAAAGTTAGCAGACAAGCTAGCAAAAAGACAAAGTTGTAATAATAAAAAAATATCTTACAAAAAGCAAAAGAAATGTATTATGTCAAGAATTGGCTTTTTAACACAAAAGCCTAATTTGATTAATACTGAAAATGTTTACAACAATATAACTAGATCAATTTCACAGTACAAAAATTGATTTTATAAATTGTTTAGCATAATTACTAAAGAGCAAAAAATTAATATATTTACTAAGTTAGATGAACTAGGAATTTTAGATAAAGCATTTTACAAAGTTAGCGATCTTAGTGGCGGGCAACAACAAAGGGTTGAAATTGCTAAATTATTAGTTAAAAACGTAGACTTAATTTTAGCTGATGAACCTACTTCAAACCTTGATAGGATAACTAGTTTAGAAGTTTTATCACTGCTTAGAGAAATTGCTAACCAAGGAAAAACTATTATTGTTAACATTCATGACTTAGGCTTAGTTAAAGAAAATTTTGACAGAGTTATTGCTATTAAAAACAAGACAATTGTATTTGATAAGAAAACTAAAGATGTTGAGCAATGAGAACTCAATTCAATAATTGAAACAAAGATTTAG
- a CDS encoding PhnE/PtxC family ABC transporter permease — translation MRTQFNNWNKDLVKESTFFKYRYVNKKSNTSTSWKLHPVYFHILFIAILAICIYSVYALSGRIKFSNLHDVGEKLKRLFSFGNKYTERTGRFDGKYENLLLETMKVLWVTIKLALTGTFIGFVLALVTAYFSFATPTNKYSAFLVFVIMLILRSIPELVFIQIFILSIQNELSLLLVYIWFTWLWLHKYYEELLVSVDLEAYKISLMQGNSKTKAFFKEIYPRVKNRIIALFIFSFESNMRWASILGALTLPGIGKLIYYASHNITFFNELGIPLLVLMVFVLLLEVLNYVFKRFLFEARTKVILPTKNEDKISYYKRLSKKINIRRVIIVLIFMLFAVVSITTFATTRIKIHNLDVTKKFFEQIFNPDFSHFSFKSTDVNHNPLLLIWNSLQFSFASLFICIVLTLIAIRLQSLNLNRLYVAATARSLNVLVRLVPTTVLFYTFFNIFPSPITLLMLVVGIHQMCSKSKQLTEVVDNLDIEAINNMRMQGYTNNQIFLKYVLPAIKVDFISMTIFYFELIFRNSITYYVLASQELHIGRNISRYLDTRLYQPRVALSYVWLSCFSILLINIIGRLVIKRVKK, via the coding sequence ATGAGAACTCAATTCAATAATTGAAACAAAGATTTAGTTAAAGAATCAACATTTTTTAAATACAGGTATGTAAACAAAAAATCAAATACATCAACAAGCTGAAAGCTACATCCAGTTTACTTTCATATCTTGTTTATAGCCATTTTAGCAATTTGTATCTATTCAGTTTATGCCTTATCTGGCAGAATAAAATTTTCCAACTTGCATGATGTTGGCGAGAAATTAAAACGCTTATTTTCATTTGGAAATAAATACACTGAAAGAACCGGAAGGTTTGACGGTAAATATGAAAACTTGCTACTTGAAACAATGAAAGTGCTCTGAGTAACTATTAAGTTAGCACTTACAGGAACTTTTATTGGCTTTGTACTAGCACTTGTTACTGCTTATTTCTCTTTTGCTACACCGACAAATAAATACAGTGCTTTTTTAGTGTTTGTCATTATGCTAATTTTGCGTTCTATTCCAGAATTGGTCTTTATTCAGATTTTCATTCTTAGTATTCAAAATGAGCTAAGTTTATTGTTAGTTTACATATGATTTACATGACTATGGTTACATAAGTATTATGAAGAGTTACTAGTTTCTGTTGATTTAGAGGCTTATAAAATTTCTCTTATGCAAGGTAATTCAAAGACAAAAGCTTTTTTTAAAGAAATTTATCCAAGAGTTAAAAACAGAATAATTGCATTGTTTATCTTTTCATTTGAATCCAATATGAGATGAGCATCAATTCTAGGTGCTCTTACTCTCCCAGGTATTGGTAAGTTAATTTACTATGCATCACACAATATTACATTCTTTAATGAATTAGGTATTCCACTTTTAGTGCTAATGGTATTTGTTTTACTATTAGAAGTACTTAATTATGTTTTCAAACGATTTTTATTTGAAGCTAGAACAAAAGTTATTTTGCCTACAAAAAATGAAGACAAAATTTCGTATTACAAAAGACTTTCTAAAAAAATCAATATCCGTAGAGTAATAATTGTTTTGATTTTTATGCTTTTTGCAGTTGTTTCAATTACAACATTTGCTACAACACGCATAAAAATTCATAACTTAGATGTTACTAAAAAGTTTTTTGAACAAATATTTAACCCAGACTTTTCACATTTTAGTTTTAAAAGCACTGACGTCAATCATAATCCATTATTACTTATTTGAAACTCATTACAATTTTCTTTCGCTTCCCTATTCATTTGTATTGTTCTGACACTCATTGCCATTAGACTTCAGTCTTTAAATCTAAACAGGTTATATGTTGCTGCAACAGCACGTTCACTAAATGTTTTAGTAAGATTAGTCCCAACAACAGTTTTGTTTTATACATTCTTTAATATTTTTCCTAGCCCTATAACGTTATTAATGCTAGTTGTTGGAATTCACCAAATGTGTTCTAAGTCAAAACAACTAACAGAGGTTGTTGATAATCTAGACATTGAAGCAATTAATAACATGCGTATGCAAGGCTATACCAATAACCAAATTTTTCTTAAATATGTCCTTCCTGCAATAAAAGTAGACTTTATCTCAATGACAATTTTCTACTTTGAGCTTATTTTTAGAAATTCAATCACTTATTATGTTTTAGCAAGTCAAGAGCTACACATAGGCAGAAATATAAGCAGGTATCTAGATACAAGATTATACCAACCTAGAGTTGCTCTTTCATATGTATGACTAAGCTGCTTTTCAATACTTTTAATTAACATAATTGGTAGACTAGTTATTAAACGAGTTAAAAAATAA
- a CDS encoding DUF2188 domain-containing protein, with the protein MSALDKKNEKKVTVWHVTPKGDVWQVKGSGALRATKIFNTQKEAIDYANELSKRNSGSVLIHRTTGEVRASINNKNKAKAK; encoded by the coding sequence ATGAGCGCTTTAGATAAGAAAAATGAAAAGAAAGTAACTGTTTGACATGTAACTCCTAAAGGTGATGTTTGACAAGTTAAAGGTTCAGGCGCCCTTCGTGCCACTAAAATTTTTAATACTCAAAAAGAAGCAATTGATTATGCTAACGAATTATCAAAAAGAAACAGTGGTTCAGTTTTAATTCATAGAACAACCGGCGAAGTTAGAGCCAGCATCAATAATAAAAATAAAGCAAAAGCAAAGTAG
- the secA gene encoding preprotein translocase subunit SecA: MNLFKSTEMRIAERVLKKINQFEPLISKLTDEELKNKTIQYRARLADGESLEKIRPEAFAVCREATKRVLGKRPYDVQMLGGVLLDLGSIAEMKTGEGKTITSIAPVYLNALSGKGAIVSTVNEYLAQRDAEEMGQVFLFLGLSVGINRAQMDPSLKREAYACDITYSIHSELGFDYLRDNMASSIEEKVQRGLHFCLTDEADSILIDEAKTPLIISGGQSEDSNVYFASDQFVRTLDENDYEIDEETKAISLTFNGVQKANRFFNFDNLYDIKNSEIVHRIQNALRAHKVMKINVEYIVRDGKIELVDAFTGRIMEGRSYSEGLQQAIQAKEMVEIEPETKTMATITYQNFFRMFDKLCGMTGTAKTEEQEFIDIYNMRVNVVPTNKPVIRQDLKDSIYASYPAKWMAVVEKVKELYEKGQPVLVGTAQIEDSELLHELLVNAEIPHTVLNAKQNASEAEIISRAGQVKAVTIATNMAGRGTDIKPSAEALALGGLYVLGTDKAESRRIDNQLRGRSGRQGDPGVSKFFLSIDDQLMRRFSNYEEFKEQFKKDGDKEVTTKSLLYGFQEAQKKIEGFNYDTRKNVLHYDDVIRQQRDLFYAQRDLILINDDVEFVINRMIKSTANMITNMPKFKDKGNIFKYHDFIEYINETILGKGIRTKLLYEDIKDLHDNDLLQYVSEFLIASYHKWRDKALDNTDLAYVRWYEKNIVLRIIDKYWQNHIDTMDKLRSHTNLVQYAQKNPYQVYTQEGSKKFDEMLSNIAYDTMTEIFKDRLGSESLITSEMENDPIFRQLIDNLILDEMSDDEREEFIVNMYKNVKSQIEQNVSENQEANNE, translated from the coding sequence ATGAATCTATTTAAGTCTACTGAAATGAGAATTGCTGAAAGAGTGCTTAAAAAAATCAATCAATTTGAGCCTCTTATTTCTAAATTAACTGATGAAGAATTGAAAAACAAAACAATACAATACAGAGCTAGGTTAGCTGATGGCGAATCGTTAGAAAAAATTAGACCTGAAGCCTTTGCAGTTTGCAGAGAAGCTACTAAAAGAGTTTTAGGCAAGAGACCTTATGACGTGCAAATGCTTGGCGGCGTTTTACTAGATCTAGGTTCAATTGCTGAGATGAAAACTGGTGAAGGTAAAACTATTACATCAATCGCACCTGTTTATTTAAATGCACTTAGTGGTAAGGGAGCTATTGTTTCAACAGTTAATGAATATTTAGCACAACGTGATGCCGAAGAAATGGGGCAAGTTTTTTTATTCTTAGGACTTAGTGTTGGCATTAACAGAGCACAAATGGATCCTAGTTTAAAAAGGGAAGCATATGCTTGCGATATTACATACTCAATCCACTCTGAACTAGGTTTTGACTACTTAAGAGATAATATGGCTTCTAGCATTGAGGAGAAAGTACAAAGAGGCTTGCACTTTTGTTTAACTGACGAGGCTGATTCGATTTTAATCGATGAAGCTAAGACTCCTTTAATTATTTCAGGTGGCCAATCTGAAGATTCAAATGTTTATTTCGCTTCCGATCAATTTGTTAGAACACTTGACGAAAATGACTATGAAATAGATGAAGAAACTAAAGCTATCTCCCTTACTTTTAATGGTGTACAAAAAGCTAATAGATTCTTTAACTTTGATAATTTATATGACATTAAAAACTCAGAAATAGTGCACAGAATTCAAAATGCACTTAGAGCACATAAAGTAATGAAAATTAATGTTGAATACATTGTTAGAGACGGCAAAATTGAATTAGTTGATGCTTTTACTGGCCGTATTATGGAAGGAAGATCATATAGTGAAGGCTTACAACAAGCTATTCAAGCTAAGGAAATGGTTGAAATTGAGCCTGAAACTAAAACAATGGCTACTATTACTTACCAAAACTTTTTCCGTATGTTCGATAAGCTTTGCGGTATGACTGGTACAGCTAAAACTGAAGAGCAAGAATTTATTGACATTTACAATATGAGAGTAAATGTTGTTCCAACCAATAAGCCTGTAATTAGGCAAGATTTGAAAGATTCAATTTATGCTTCATATCCTGCTAAATGAATGGCTGTTGTTGAAAAAGTTAAAGAATTATATGAAAAAGGCCAACCTGTTTTAGTTGGTACTGCCCAAATTGAGGATTCTGAATTATTACATGAATTATTAGTTAATGCTGAAATTCCACACACAGTGCTTAACGCTAAGCAAAATGCTTCTGAAGCTGAAATTATTTCGCGTGCTGGCCAAGTTAAGGCTGTTACTATTGCTACTAATATGGCTGGTAGAGGAACTGACATTAAGCCTAGTGCTGAAGCACTAGCTTTAGGTGGGCTTTATGTGTTAGGAACTGATAAAGCTGAAAGTAGAAGAATTGACAACCAGCTTCGTGGTCGTTCTGGTCGTCAAGGTGATCCTGGGGTATCTAAATTCTTTCTTTCTATTGATGATCAACTTATGCGTAGATTTTCTAACTATGAAGAGTTTAAAGAGCAATTTAAAAAAGATGGTGATAAAGAAGTAACTACAAAGTCGCTTTTATATGGTTTCCAAGAAGCTCAGAAAAAAATTGAGGGTTTTAACTATGATACGCGTAAAAATGTCTTGCACTATGACGATGTTATTCGTCAACAAAGAGACTTGTTTTATGCCCAAAGAGACTTAATCTTAATTAATGATGATGTTGAGTTTGTGATCAACAGAATGATTAAAAGCACGGCTAATATGATTACTAATATGCCTAAATTTAAAGATAAAGGCAACATATTTAAGTATCACGACTTTATTGAATATATTAACGAAACAATATTAGGCAAAGGTATTAGAACTAAACTTTTATATGAAGATATAAAAGACTTGCATGATAATGATTTATTGCAATATGTCAGTGAGTTTTTAATAGCTAGCTATCACAAATGAAGAGATAAAGCTTTAGATAACACCGATTTAGCTTATGTAAGATGATATGAAAAAAACATTGTGCTTAGAATAATTGATAAATACTGACAAAATCATATTGACACAATGGATAAGCTTAGATCACATACTAATTTAGTGCAATATGCACAAAAAAATCCTTACCAAGTGTATACACAAGAAGGAAGCAAAAAATTTGATGAAATGCTAAGCAACATTGCTTATGACACAATGACTGAGATCTTTAAAGACCGTTTAGGTTCAGAGAGCTTAATAACAAGTGAAATGGAAAATGATCCAATTTTTAGACAGCTAATTGATAACCTTATTTTAGATGAAATGTCTGACGATGAAAGAGAAGAGTTCATTGTCAATATGTACAAAAATGTTAAGTCACAAATTGAGCAAAATGTAAGTGAGAATCAAGAAGCAAATAATGAATAA